A segment of the Canis lupus baileyi chromosome 21, mCanLup2.hap1, whole genome shotgun sequence genome:
GATGCTTTCGATTATGACTGGTACAACGTCTCTGACCAGGTGGGCATTCAGCACATTGGCTACCTCCTTTGGAGCTGTGGCTCTTGGCCTCTTGGCCTCCACTTGGCCTTGGCTCTGTCTGGGTGCCCCTCTGGCGCAGTTGTGGATTGACACAAACCCCTGCCTTCCCACAGGCGGACCTGGTGAATGATTTGGGGAACAAAGGCTACCTGGTGTTTGGTCTCATCCTCTTTGTGTGGGAGCTGCTGCCCACCACCCTGCTGGTGGGCTTTTTCCGGGTCCACCGGcccccacaggacctggtgagggCCAGCGGAGAGGGGTGGATGCTGGGAATCCCTTGGGCTGGGGTCTGGCAGGGCTGTGGGGCAGCAGAGAGCATGATGGTGGCTTTTTCTCCCAGAGCACCAGTCGCATCCTCAATGGGCAGGTCTTTGGTTCCCGTTCCTACTTCTTTGACCGGGCTGGGCATTGTGAGGACGAGGGCTGCTCCTGGGAGCATGGTCACAGCGAAAGCACCAGGTAGGAACCCTGGCCCTGAGTCAGATCCTCCTGGCTCCCAGCTTGCTCTGTTGAGCCATGGGGATCTAGAGCCTGGTCTGCCAACTTTCCCCCTTGACCCTGCCACTGCCATGCCCAAGTTTCCCGTCTGTACTAGGTGAGGTACCCTCTGGTTTCAACCGCAAGATCAGTTTGCCACAGTGTAGAGGACTCAACTCCTGGGTGCTGGAAAGCTGGGGTCCTGGACCCTGTTCTgaacctccctccctctcccaactCCTGTGAATGTGGCCCTGGTCACTGCCTAGGGACTGACCCTTGTTTCTCTGCCTGCAGCATGTCAGGCAGCCTAGGCTCTGGCAGCTGGTACGGCGCCATCGGGCGGGAGCCAGGCTGGTGCGGGGGCAGCCAGACACGGACCACTCCGCTGCTCTTCTCCCAGGTGCTGGGACCAGGTGGCCACCACCACAGTCTCTACTCCACCCCACAGACGTgatccccctcccttctcccctagAACACCCAGACCCCAGTCCTCCCAACCCAGGCCCCGTGCCAAGTTCACCTGCCGCTTCTTGCCCAGGATCACGGGAGACTGTGGCCACCTCTTCCCCTGGCCGGCTCCTTGCTCCTCCTGTCGTAGTGAGCTTGTGCTATCCCCACAAGGGAACATGGCTCTGGCTGCCAGATGCCCACAGCACCTTGGCATGACCTGCCGCCTCTGCTTCTACACTGGAGCCAGCTACCTCTCCTGCACCTGCCACTCAATAAACAGTGTCTGTACCCCTCATCTGTTCACTGTCATTTGTCTGCTTTTTGTTCCTTATGTCATTGCTTACACGGCTGAAGACCGATCAGACCCAGGCCCTCCAAAGGAGCAGCTGGGCTGGGTTGGGGTCACTTACCCGACCAAGATtggtgggcagggagagggaggagcctgCAGTCTGATGGCAAAGGAAGCCAGAAGAGTGTTCCCACTCCAGTCCACTTCTTGCTTGAAAAATTTCTACTCTCTCCTCAAAACCTGCAGatgtcatgatctccaggtcaggGAGCCTTGTATCCCCTCGGGATAATCCAGGATATCCGGGATAATCCCCAGTGACACTGTGATTATGCATCTCGTATGCCTGTTACCCTTGCTGGATTGGGATTTCTGGAAACCCTGTTTCCCTGTCATCTTTCCCAACCTGGCATTCCAGGCCAGGGGTTAGTCTAGGGCTGTGGAGGAAGTGGCCTGTGATTGAGTATCCCCACCTCCCTACCAGGTGTGGATTTGGCCAGATAGTTAGGCTGCCCCGTATAGTCTGCCTGGGGGccccttctctcccccccccctttctctaagatttttatttaacagaggagagagcaagtgagcacaagcagggggagttgcagagggagagggaaaggcaggctccccacttagcaagtagccccatgtagggcttgatcccaggatcttgggattgtgacctgagcggaaggcagacacttaaccaactgagccacccaggtgcccctgggggcCCTTCTCTACTGTCCCTGATGCCACGTCACTGCCTTCTTTGGGGCAGTGCCACAGCCTTGTCAGATCTGACATCTGTCTTGTGGCTGGGAGTCATCTATCAGAGGATCTCTCTCCTGTCCACATACCTGGTCATCACAGCTCCTAGAAGCTTCTGCAGCCTAGCACTAATCCTGTCTTGAAACTTTTCACTTGGAATGATCTGGGAACCCAGCCTTCGGGGCTTCTGGAGAGGTCACCTGAGACTGAGAATGAGCTTGAAGCCTAACAGTCACTTtttgttaaaaggaaaatttgttttttttatttatgatagtcacacagagagagagagaggggcagagggagaagcaggctccatgcaccaggagcctgacgtgggattcgatcctgggtgtccaggatcgcgccctgggccaaaggcagacgctaaaccgccgcgccacccagggatcccgaaaggaAAATTTGTAAGGCGCTTTATTGTGTGTGCCAGCTTCTGTTTTGAGCATTTACAAATACTTACCTCCTTAATGCTCAGAGCAGCACTCAGGTGATAATCATCCCTTTTCTGTAAGTAGGAACTGGGAGGCTCCGGAGAGCCTGGTAACACGTCGACGCCCTCTACTGGTAGGGGGTGGTCAGACTTCGAGCCCAGGCTTAAAACCACCCACTGTCCGAGCTGAAGACCCCGGGCAAGAGGATTTGGGGGAGAGAGCAGGGTTTGAAGAAGCAAGTGGGAACACAGAGGAGAGCAGTGCCAAGGCCTGCCTGAGCCCTAGTTGTTCAGGCTGTGGGGGAGTGCTGGCTGCTGGCACTAGCTCCACGTCGGGATGGCTACGGAGGTGGGGACCAAGggatgggcaggggtgggggcagggggccatGACTTTCCAGAACTGGGACCCCACCCTACCACAGCCGATTCCGGGTTGTTTCAGCGGCTCGCCCACCCCTTTGTCCCGCGGGGCCGACTCCCTCAGGAGGGCTGAGCCCAAGGGCCAGGCTGTCCCCAGGGACGCCGAGTGGAGGGTTCTTCCGATCCGTAGTGGACCTGGGAGATGCCGGGAGATTAGCGCGGCGCCTGACCGGGGAGGTGAGCCGGCAGATGTCCTGGCCGGGGCCGCGCCGCTGGCCACGCTGGCCGGCCGGCGGGGCAGAAGCAGGACTCGGGGCTGAGACTCCAGGCCGGACCCGGCGGCGACCCGCCTCGggctcctctgccccccacctgccgAGACCGGACGGAATTGGGGGGCTGGGCGGCCGCAGGTAAGGGGCCGCGGGGCACGGCGCCGGCGGCGAGGGCGCGGCACGGAGGGAGGCGCGGCGCGGGAGGGGTTAAGCTTCGGAGGAGGGGGGCTtctggaggcggggggggggtcccagcTCCGGCTGCCGCCCGCTCCgcccctgccgccgccgccgccgccgcctccgcggCCCAGCCGGCACCGGCGAGGCCGCGCGGGTGCCTGGGCCGCAGCCgtagccgcagccgcagccgcagccgcagcagAGCCGACAGTGAGTGCGGGGCCTGCGTGGGAAGGAGTGCGGGGCGCTGGCGGGACTCCCCGGCACGGAGGGGTGCGCAGGGGGCGCGCGTGGGCGCCTCCGGGAGGCGAGCGGCCGCGCATCCTGCGCCCGCACGCTCCCGGCGTCAGCGTGGAAGCCTCGGGAGGCCGTGGGAGCGGACGGCGGGTGTGCGGTGTGTGTGCGGgagtgtgtgcacacgtgcgcGCGGACCTTCGGGGTGCCTCGGGCGGCGCGCACGCCCCCGAGGGTCCGGGCGTGCCCGTGAGCCCGGGGAGTGCGCAGGTGGAGCGTGTGCGTGCAGCCTGGGCAGCGGGGCAGGAGCGAGCCGCAGGGCGGAGCGTGGGCGCCCGGGCCTTTGTGCCCGCGTGTGTGCGCGTGGGCGCCGCCGCCCGCTGTCCCGGGGGCCGACATCCGTCCGGGAGGATGCTGCCCGGGTCTGGCCCTGATCGCTCCCGCGCGGCTCCTTCCCGGAACGCGGCAcactccctgccccccgcccggccTCGCCCCAGCGCAGCCACGGGACCAGCCCCTGGGTTCCTCGAAAGCCCTGCGGGGCGCCGGGAGACCCCGGAGGCTACGCGCCCGGCCCCCCGCGGGTCGCGGCGGAGCGGAGAAGAGGCGCGATGGCGAGAGAAGCGCGAAGATGCTGCGGCAGCCGCGGTGGAGGAGCCGGGACCCGCCATCCCCGTCCCCGCCCTGCGCGGTCCAGCCTCTCCTCCCGCTGCCCCTTCGCGCCTCCTCGCCCCCTCCGCCTCCTGCTCCGAAGCGGGTTCCTCACGCCCCTGCCAGGCCCGGCGCGGTCTCGCTCGCCCGCCTGTCCCTTGGCTGGCTCGGGCTCTCTTCCCCCCTccactctccttcctttcccttcccggGCCCTCCTCGCATCTCGAGTCCTGGAGTCCTCGGACAGGGGCTGAGGGCCGGGCAGCGGAGGTaagggggaggacagggagggggaCGGGATGTGTCCTGGCAGAGGGATGCGAAGAGAGGACACTCCCCGGCAGTTAGTGCTGGGGGCTCCAGGACCTCTGGATGCGTGGGGTTTGGAGGAGGAGGGTGTAGGGGGGAGGAGGCCAAGTTACTGACCCCCGCATTCCTGGTTCTGTCCACAGTGACCGCTGCTCCCCAGGAGCCCCCTGCCCGGCCTCCCCAGGCAGGCGGAGGGATTGGCCGGGCCCCTGGGCGCGCCATGCGCAGCACCACACTCCTGGCACTGCTGGCGCTGGTCCTACTCTACTTGGTGTCTGGTGCCCTGGTGTTCCAGGCCCTGGAGCAGCCCCACGAGCAGCAGGCCcagagggagctgggggaggtCCGAGAAAAGTTCCTGAGGGCCCATCCGTGTGTGAGCGACCAGGACCTGGGGAGCTTCATCAaggtgtgtgggtgggtgggagccCCTTCAGCACTTGCCTGTGACCCCCTGAAATGTAGTTGCATGCCAGGGGGGGCCCAGaccgccacccccccacccccccgccttgAGGGCAGAGTATGGCTGAGGGGTACAGGGCAGAGGCTGGAATCCAGGTCTCTGTGTTTTCAATATGGTGGCCATGGGAACACTTGTCCACCTTGCCTCTCCCGGCATTGGATTGTCTCCTTCAGTTGTGATGGTGGTTGAGTGAAGGAACAAGTGAAGgaggaaatgaataaatgtcCGGAGCACATGAGATATGTTACATTTTCACAGGCCTAACTCATTGGTTCTGGGTTGCCGGATGAAATCCAGAGCACCCGGATAATTGTGAATTTTAGCcactaaaaacttaaaaaataaatatgtcccGTGCAAATATTTTGGCAACCCTACATTGGCTTCTCTACTTCTTTGGAATCACAGAGGACTTGGAGATGCCCAAGAACGTTGTGAACAGTCCTCTACCCCATTGGAAAATGCTCTTATAGCTATATCCCTCCCAGTGGTTTCAGAGGCTGTCAGAGGACACATTCAGAGAGTTCCAGGATCCCCTAAACTTGCCACCATGGATACCAAGTTAAGCACCCCTTCTCCCCAGGACACATGCTTATGATAAGGAGGCTAGAGGAAGGGCAAGTCAGGAACCGGTTCAGCTTTGGTTCAGTGACTAAAGAAAGTGCTGGGCTTCAGCCTTCTGGGGGTACTATCAGAAAAGCACCTTAGTTGCTTTCTGTGATTTCTGAGTAACTCTCATATAAAATCCCTAAGGAGTAActttaataaattaatgtttattacTTTATTGAAGAGTACCCCTTTCCTTGCCTGTTCTTTTGGAGGGAGGAGCCATCACGGCAGGGAGGCCtcagtgtccccccccccccccttcccaaggtggcagggccaggagcagagatgagggtggggtggggccagGACACAGGTGACTTGATGTTGTCTCTGACACTTCCAGAATGcccactgaggctcagagaggcctgGGGAGGAGAATGTGTCTGGCCAGaccacagggcagagggaggaagggaatctGACCTATTTTATTTTCACGATGTAAATGCTTTTGTCctggataaaaaaagaagaaaaggaagggcaGAAATTACAAGTGTGGGCGACAGCTGCTTTCTCTTCCACAATTAGGCAGTCATGCAGCAAGtgtgcacctactgtgtgctaggtgcTGTGCTATACACCGTAGGTGAGCAGGGAAATTGGTAGAGGGGTGGACCAGATGCAGGCTCTACCCTAGAGAATGTCACTCTGGGATGAGGGGAGACAGATCCATGGAGAGACCACTGTAAGATTCAGTGGAAAGGGAgctttccttgcttccttctttgtTAAACACCTGTTATATGCTGGCCCCTGAGCAAGGTGCTGGGGGCAAGGAGGGAGATGCCAGGGACCTTTGAGAGGAGCTGGTGATTGAAATGAGGCAGGTGAGCCCTGTAGAACTTAGAGATGTGTGATTGGTTTGCAACAGACCTGCCAGCAGAGGAACAGCATGGGCAAAGGCGTGGAAGTTGGAAAGCTCAGAGTGTTTTGCAGAACTCGGATTTAGCAGATGCCTAGTCATTCGAAGCAAAAATTAGAACACACAGGATGACaaaggattttttccccctaagtagTGAATTTATTGGGAAAGtcttgcaaaataaaattaaatcacttTAAATCATACATTTCACTTCTtggcttcatttaaaaattgtgattacAGGAAATGGTATCATCTCAGAAAATCTGGGGGTAAAGTCACTGCAACTTGGGTTTCACATGGGGGCCCCAGGAAAGAAGGCTGGGGAAAGGAAGGTGAGGACTAGATTGAGAAGGAGCTGAAATGCTGCGCTGGGAGTGTGGACTCTATGCTGCTACAGAAGGGAGCTGTGGAGGATTTAGAGCAGTCACTTTTAGGAAGATTAATTTGGAATGGGTCTTGCTAATGAGGATTGCAGTCAGAGAGGAAGAATGTGGTTTTTGAGCTCTCCCACTGCCTTTGTGCCTTGGCTCTGTGCTCTTGGGGGAAgggcccctctgcctcccctggtCCCCCATTATGCTCTGACCTCTGTCCCTTAAGGCAGACACTCTCAAAACGCAGACTCTGTCTCAAAGAGACCTGCAAGGTGGCAAGAGGGGCAGATACACAGCCATCTCATTAATTTAAtcttatttactgagcacctactacgtaGCACAGGGTTTGGCTTGGATTTCAGTAGGGTGGGCGGGGGTTTGTGTGTCCATGAACCTTCAAATATTGGGGACAAAATTTGATGCTATATGAAGCTTCCTGGAGAAAGGGTCCCTAACTTCCATCAGATTTTCTAAGGCAAGTTGCTCAAACTCAGCTTCCCTAGGGGCGGTGGGAGTGGTGGGGTCTGTGGAAAGCTGAAAATCATGGCATGATCACTACTTGGGACTAATTTAACAAATGCACAGGGCTTATTTTGGCGTGAGTGCTTTAACTCTTCATAACTGTCTGAGATAGACACTAGTATCATCAGGCACAGAGTCAACTTGCCTGGGGTCACACTGCATGGACATTTGAACCCAGTGGTCCAGGTCTGTGCTCCTGAGCTCCGTAAATTTGAAATCTTTTGTGTGAAATGAAGGGGCAGATAACTAaaatctttctgttttttcttaagatttatttatgcatgaatgTATTCacttatttagagaaagagtgctTTAGCACACGCAAAGGAGCACTCTAGCACGCACCACAGGAGCTCTAGCACAAACCACAGGTGCACTCCAGCATGCaggaggagaggggtggggggaaggggcagagggaggggagagagagaatcctaagcagacccCCTGCAGAGTGTGAACCCCCCCAAGGGGGCTCagtttcaggaccctgagatcatgagctgaaccaaATCAAGAGTCCCTCGATttaccgactaagccacccaggcaccccaattaaaatatttctgaaataatgtGGAGGTCAAACACAACTGAGCCACCGGATTTTGCAGTGTCTACTCTGAGGGGGAAGacgggagggaaggggagagtggggaggggatggaggacaCCTCTCTGGAGACTGGTGGGCCGGGGGCTTGGCCAGGACAGTAAGGAGGGACTGAGGTTCCTCCTTCTGCGCCTTGTCCTGCAGGAGGTGGCTGATGCCCTGGGAGGGGGTGCGAACCCTGATACCAACTCAACCAGTAACAACAACCACTCAGCCTGGGACCTGGGCAGCGCCTTCTTTTTCTCAggcaccatcatcaccaccatcggTGGGGGAGGGGACTGGGCATGGGAGGGGGGCAAGGGGCCGCTGGGTTTTCTCCTGGGGGAAGGTGCAAAGGGAGGAAGTGGGTGCCAGGCAACCCCTAGACCTCCTGCACGGCCCCTCTGCCCAGGCTACGGCAACGCGGCCCTGCGCACGGATGCTGGGCGCCTCTTCTGCATCTTTTATGCGCTGGTGGGGATCCCGCTGTTCGGGATCCTGCTGGCAGGGGTCGGGGACCGGCTGGGCTCCTCTCTGCGCCGTGGCATCGGTCACATCGAAGCCATCTTCCTGGTGAGCTGCTCCTCGCCCTGCGCGCCCTTGCGCTGAGCTTGGGTTACCCTTCCCTACGTCCCCGCCCCGCACGTGAGCGCCGGCCTCCGGGCGTCTCGGCCGCGGGAGCCTGGCGCACAGGCTTCCggaggagggggtgtggggcGTGTGCCTGGAGGTTTTGGCGACTCCTCGGGTCCTGCCCATTGCTCCTCCCTGCAGAAGTGGCATGTGCCACCGGAGCTGGTGCGAATACTATCCGCGGTGCTCTTCCTGCTCATCGGCTGCCTGCTCTTTGTTCTCACGCCCACGTTCGTGTTCTGCTACGTGGAGGGCTGGAGCAAGCTGGAGGCCATCTACTTCGTCGTAGTGACGCTCACCACGGTGGGCTTCGGGGACTATGTGGCCGGTGAGGCCACCTTTCTTGTGCTGCACTTCCCTCTCCACTTTATTCATGCTCTGGGGCCCTGCACTCTTGCTTCTTCCTCCAAATTCCTTGTGGTGTGTGTGCGCTCACAGGCGCTGGGTCCAATCCCTACCTGCACTCACGGAATGCACCTTTGGAATGCACCTTTGCGTTTTTGCACGGTTGCAACACCTCATTTGCTCTTACATTCTTGCATGTCTGCACcccatgcatgtgcacacatatattAAGTGCATCCCTCACACATCACATTCTTATATATGTGCACCCCTTCCATATGCTCACATTTGGAGGTGTGAGCACACTCACTTGCATATTATTATGTGGCACATCTTTAGGTAATGCACACTTGTCTTGCATGCATTCACACACTCTAGCACATACTCACTGATTGCCCTGGGGAGGCAGATCCTCTCACTGAGCTGGGAAGAGGGGCCATGAACCAGCAGCTCACAGGCTTAAAGTTTGCCCCACAATCAACATTCTTCTGGCCTCCCCGGTGGTATCCCAGGCGCCAGCCCCAACCAGGGCAATGCAGCCTACCAGCCGCTGGTGTGGTTCTGGATCCTGCTCGGCCTGGCCTACTTCGCCTCTGTACTCACCACCATCGGGAACTGGCTGCGAGTAGTGTCCCGCCGCACTCGGGCAGAGGTAGGCGCCCCTGGGTCGGTGCTGCTCTTGTGCTGTGCACTGATGCATTGTACCCTAACAGCGGGTTGATCAGTCCACCTCCCTTCCAGAGTGTGGGCCTCTCAAGGCAGGGACCGAGTACCCCTGCAACGTGCATCCGGTCCAGGAGCAAAGGGTTAAACTTGGACCGGTTGCAGATGACTCCATCTCTGCTCCCATGAATAGGGTTGTgagatttgggaaaaaaaaacaaaaaaacaggaagcCCAGTTAAATGTGACTTTCAGATAAATTATAGATAATATGTTAGTGTAAGTAAGTCCCAAATGTTGCCCCGAGAGAGACAcgcatatattaaaattaaaattttatttgtcctTTATCTGAAAGTCACATTTAACTGGGCGACCTGTGTTGTGTCACCCTACTGGGCGCTCCAGCCCGAGGAGCTAGTTCGATAGAGGCGCAAAGGTCTCTAGGGGGCACCGGAAGGGTAGCTGACATAAAACTGGGGCTTTCTAGAGAAGCTCCTGGAGAGGAGCGGATGGAGGAGAGGAGACTGTGTAGCTGGGTGATGAGCCTTTCCCCCGCCCTGGCGGTCTGAGACTGGAGGAGCAGGGGGACGAGAGGGGTCCGTGCCCGACTGGCGAACGGGCAGGTTCCCGGGGTTGCAGAGGCGGTCGAGGACCCGCGGCCGAGGGCTGCCTTTACTCCCCGCGCAGATGGGCGGCCTCACAGCGCAGGCCGCCAGCTGGACCGGCACGGTGACGGCGCGGGTGACCCAGCGAGTCGGGCCCACGGCGCCACCGCCGCTGGAGAAGGAGCGGCCGTTCCTGCCTCCACCGCCGCGCTCGGCGCCGCCCGCCGGCAGGCCCCCGTCCCCGCTCCCCGTGAAGGCCGAGCCGCCCTCGCCGTCCTCCCCGTCCACCCCGCCCTCGGCCTCCGCGCTGGATTACCCCAGCGAGAACCTGGCCTTCATCGACGAGTCCTCCGACACGCAGAGCGAGCGCGGCTGCGCGCTGCCCCGCGCGCcacggggccgccgccgcccccccaaccctcccCGGAAGCCCGTGCGGCCGCGGGAGAAAGGCGGACCGGTGTAGGGGCGGGCCCCCCGGCCTGGGCCTCTCCAGGGGCTCGGCTCTCGCGCTCTCCCCGGCATGCTCTGTTTGTTTGACCAAAGAGGCCTCGGGACCGCACC
Coding sequences within it:
- the KCNK4 gene encoding potassium channel subfamily K member 4 isoform X6; its protein translation is MATEALEQPHEQQAQRELGEVREKFLRAHPCVSDQDLGSFIKEVADALGGGANPDTNSTSNNNHSAWDLGSAFFFSGTIITTIGYGNAALRTDAGRLFCIFYALVGIPLFGILLAGVGDRLGSSLRRGIGHIEAIFLKWHVPPELVRILSAVLFLLIGCLLFVLTPTFVFCYVEGWSKLEAIYFVVVTLTTVGFGDYVAGASPNQGNAAYQPLVWFWILLGLAYFASVLTTIGNWLRVVSRRTRAEMGGLTAQAASWTGTVTARVTQRVGPTAPPPLEKERPFLPPPPRSAPPAGRPPSPLPVKAEPPSPSSPSTPPSASALDYPSENLAFIDESSDTQSERGCALPRAPRGRRRPPNPPRKPVRPREKGGPV
- the KCNK4 gene encoding potassium channel subfamily K member 4 isoform X2, which codes for MSWPGPRRWPRWPAGGAEAGLGAETPGRTRRRPASGSSAPHLPRPDGIGGLGGRSDRCSPGAPCPASPGRRRDWPGPWARHAQHHTPGTAGAGPTLLGVWCPGVPGPGAAPRAAGPEGAGGGPRKVPEGPSVCERPGPGELHQGYGNAALRTDAGRLFCIFYALVGIPLFGILLAGVGDRLGSSLRRGIGHIEAIFLKWHVPPELVRILSAVLFLLIGCLLFVLTPTFVFCYVEGWSKLEAIYFVVVTLTTVGFGDYVAGASPNQGNAAYQPLVWFWILLGLAYFASVLTTIGNWLRVVSRRTRAEMGGLTAQAASWTGTVTARVTQRVGPTAPPPLEKERPFLPPPPRSAPPAGRPPSPLPVKAEPPSPSSPSTPPSASALDYPSENLAFIDESSDTQSERGCALPRAPRGRRRPPNPPRKPVRPREKGGPV
- the KCNK4 gene encoding potassium channel subfamily K member 4 isoform X3, with translation MTAAPQEPPARPPQAGGGIGRAPGRAMRSTTLLALLALVLLYLVSGALVFQALEQPHEQQAQRELGEVREKFLRAHPCVSDQDLGSFIKEVADALGGGANPDTNSTSNNNHSAWDLGSAFFFSGTIITTIGYGNAALRTDAGRLFCIFYALVGIPLFGILLAGVGDRLGSSLRRGIGHIEAIFLKWHVPPELVRILSAVLFLLIGCLLFVLTPTFVFCYVEGWSKLEAIYFVVVTLTTVGFGDYVAGASPNQGNAAYQPLVWFWILLGLAYFASVLTTIGNWLRVVSRRTRAEMGGLTAQAASWTGTVTARVTQRVGPTAPPPLEKERPFLPPPPRSAPPAGRPPSPLPVKAEPPSPSSPSTPPSASALDYPSENLAFIDESSDTQSERGCALPRAPRGRRRPPNPPRKPVRPREKGGPV
- the KCNK4 gene encoding potassium channel subfamily K member 4 isoform X8; this encodes MTAAPQEPPARPPQAGGGIGRAPGRAMRSTTLLALLALVLLYLVSGALVFQALEQPHEQQAQRELGEVREKFLRAHPCVSDQDLGSFIKKWHVPPELVRILSAVLFLLIGCLLFVLTPTFVFCYVEGWSKLEAIYFVVVTLTTVGFGDYVAGASPNQGNAAYQPLVWFWILLGLAYFASVLTTIGNWLRVVSRRTRAEMGGLTAQAASWTGTVTARVTQRVGPTAPPPLEKERPFLPPPPRSAPPAGRPPSPLPVKAEPPSPSSPSTPPSASALDYPSENLAFIDESSDTQSERGCALPRAPRGRRRPPNPPRKPVRPREKGGPV
- the KCNK4 gene encoding potassium channel subfamily K member 4 isoform X7 — encoded protein: MLRQPRWRSRDPPSPSPPCAVQPLLPLPLRASSPPPPPAPKRVPHAPARPGAVSLARLSLGWLGLSSPLHSPSFPFPGPPRISSPGVLGQGLRAGQRSDRCSPGAPCPASPGRRRDWPGPWARHAQHHTPGTAGAGPTLLGVWCPGVPGPGAAPRAAGPEGAGGGPRKVPEGPSVCERPGPGELHQGYGNAALRTDAGRLFCIFYALVGIPLFGILLAGVGDRLGSSLRRGIGHIEAIFLKWHVPPELVRILSAVLFLLIGCLLFVLTPTFVFCYVEGWSKLEAIYFVVVTLTTAPAPTRAMQPTSRWCGSGSCSAWPTSPLYSPPSGTGCE
- the KCNK4 gene encoding potassium channel subfamily K member 4 isoform X1, giving the protein MLRQPRWRSRDPPSPSPPCAVQPLLPLPLRASSPPPPPAPKRVPHAPARPGAVSLARLSLGWLGLSSPLHSPSFPFPGPPRISSPGVLGQGLRAGQRSDRCSPGAPCPASPGRRRDWPGPWARHAQHHTPGTAGAGPTLLGVWCPGVPGPGAAPRAAGPEGAGGGPRKVPEGPSVCERPGPGELHQGYGNAALRTDAGRLFCIFYALVGIPLFGILLAGVGDRLGSSLRRGIGHIEAIFLKWHVPPELVRILSAVLFLLIGCLLFVLTPTFVFCYVEGWSKLEAIYFVVVTLTTVGFGDYVAGASPNQGNAAYQPLVWFWILLGLAYFASVLTTIGNWLRVVSRRTRAEMGGLTAQAASWTGTVTARVTQRVGPTAPPPLEKERPFLPPPPRSAPPAGRPPSPLPVKAEPPSPSSPSTPPSASALDYPSENLAFIDESSDTQSERGCALPRAPRGRRRPPNPPRKPVRPREKGGPV
- the KCNK4 gene encoding potassium channel subfamily K member 4 isoform X4 encodes the protein MLRQPRWRSRDPPSPSPPCAVQPLLPLPLRASSPPPPPAPKRVPHAPARPGAVSLARLSLGWLGLSSPLHSPSFPFPGPPRISSPGVLGQGLRAGQRSDRCSPGAPCPASPGRRRDWPGPWARHAQHHTPGTAGAGPTLLGVWCPGVPGPGAAPRAAGPEGAGGGPRKVPEGPSVCERPGPGELHQEVACATGAGANTIRGALPAHRLPALCSHAHVRVLLRGGLEQAGGHLLRRSDAHHGASPNQGNAAYQPLVWFWILLGLAYFASVLTTIGNWLRVVSRRTRAEMGGLTAQAASWTGTVTARVTQRVGPTAPPPLEKERPFLPPPPRSAPPAGRPPSPLPVKAEPPSPSSPSTPPSASALDYPSENLAFIDESSDTQSERGCALPRAPRGRRRPPNPPRKPVRPREKGGPV
- the KCNK4 gene encoding potassium channel subfamily K member 4 isoform X5 yields the protein MRSTTLLALLALVLLYLVSGALVFQALEQPHEQQAQRELGEVREKFLRAHPCVSDQDLGSFIKEVADALGGGANPDTNSTSNNNHSAWDLGSAFFFSGTIITTIGYGNAALRTDAGRLFCIFYALVGIPLFGILLAGVGDRLGSSLRRGIGHIEAIFLKWHVPPELVRILSAVLFLLIGCLLFVLTPTFVFCYVEGWSKLEAIYFVVVTLTTVGFGDYVAGASPNQGNAAYQPLVWFWILLGLAYFASVLTTIGNWLRVVSRRTRAEMGGLTAQAASWTGTVTARVTQRVGPTAPPPLEKERPFLPPPPRSAPPAGRPPSPLPVKAEPPSPSSPSTPPSASALDYPSENLAFIDESSDTQSERGCALPRAPRGRRRPPNPPRKPVRPREKGGPV